From Kineosporia succinea, the proteins below share one genomic window:
- a CDS encoding PadR family transcriptional regulator, with protein MSLKHVMLGLLAGGEQHGYELKRLYDLRFPAARPLASAQVYSTLARLARDGMVVAGEPERVGGPDRTSYALTPQGQEEFVAWLQEVEPPSPFVANPLAVKVTLFLLTAGADGARGYLRRQREAHMRRMREYTQVKTDPAGSLAMVLEADYAIEHLDADLRWMGSALARVELLEKEITS; from the coding sequence GTGTCCTTGAAACACGTCATGCTCGGCCTGCTCGCCGGTGGTGAGCAGCACGGCTATGAGCTGAAACGCCTCTACGACCTGCGCTTCCCGGCGGCCCGCCCGCTGGCGAGCGCCCAGGTCTACTCGACGCTGGCCCGGCTGGCCCGCGACGGCATGGTCGTGGCGGGGGAGCCCGAGCGGGTCGGGGGGCCGGACCGCACGAGTTACGCCCTCACGCCCCAGGGGCAGGAGGAGTTCGTCGCCTGGCTGCAGGAGGTCGAGCCGCCGAGCCCGTTCGTGGCCAACCCCCTGGCGGTCAAGGTCACCCTGTTCCTGCTGACCGCTGGGGCGGACGGGGCGCGCGGTTACCTGCGCCGCCAGCGGGAGGCGCACATGCGCCGCATGCGTGAGTACACGCAGGTCAAGACCGATCCGGCCGGCAGCCTCGCGATGGTGCTGGAAGCGGACTACGCCATCGAGCACCTGGACGCGGACCTGCGGTGGATGGGCAGCGCCCTGGCCCGGGTCGAGCTTCTCGAGAAGGAGATCACCTCATGA
- a CDS encoding thioredoxin family protein → MAAVPVRGACRVRLLDLSPARLNPGRAARREHSMMNALPIDRHDEVLGTGLCVLVFRVQASPACAAFQPELEEFARRSPQIPVWTVEAMEEREVSERHHLRALPSIVVYREGLPCRRFAGAMSAGDLTEAVEEVAAADMAVEYNDWMLDLLETGETGSPHVGASTPAPHEQRAEVFPAPARPARAATEVLVPMTAGAPAVGVAQDAPTWDELYEEANDAWYAGDVPTALTGFTALLEMDPASLEIRLHRGQLLADNGGGALAVRELDRYLDEALDMFSIAYARSARALALAEAGRHEAADMDMAAALAVTPESAWAHLRLARIHLLRGDLSAMNGELGQARHLNDPPLTDAQRQLATALQRLA, encoded by the coding sequence GTGGCAGCAGTACCCGTGCGTGGTGCGTGCCGCGTCCGCCTGCTCGACCTGAGCCCGGCCCGGCTGAACCCTGGACGGGCCGCTCGTCGTGAGCACAGCATGATGAACGCTCTCCCGATCGACCGTCACGACGAGGTGCTCGGAACCGGGCTGTGTGTGCTGGTCTTCCGGGTCCAGGCCAGTCCGGCCTGTGCGGCCTTCCAGCCCGAGCTCGAGGAGTTCGCGCGCCGCAGCCCGCAGATCCCGGTGTGGACGGTGGAGGCGATGGAGGAGCGCGAGGTGTCCGAGCGTCATCACCTGAGGGCGCTGCCCAGCATCGTGGTCTACCGCGAGGGTCTGCCCTGCCGCCGTTTCGCCGGGGCCATGTCGGCCGGCGACCTGACCGAGGCCGTCGAGGAGGTGGCCGCCGCGGACATGGCCGTCGAGTACAACGACTGGATGCTGGACCTGCTGGAGACGGGTGAAACCGGGTCGCCGCACGTCGGGGCGAGCACCCCGGCCCCGCACGAGCAGCGGGCCGAGGTGTTCCCGGCGCCTGCGCGGCCCGCCCGCGCCGCCACCGAGGTGCTCGTGCCCATGACCGCGGGCGCCCCGGCCGTCGGCGTCGCGCAGGATGCACCGACCTGGGACGAGCTGTACGAGGAGGCGAACGACGCCTGGTACGCCGGTGACGTGCCGACCGCCCTCACCGGGTTCACCGCACTGCTGGAGATGGATCCGGCGTCGCTGGAGATCCGTCTGCACCGCGGGCAGCTACTGGCCGACAACGGTGGTGGTGCCCTCGCCGTGCGGGAACTCGACCGCTACCTGGACGAGGCGCTCGACATGTTCTCGATCGCCTACGCCCGCTCGGCCCGCGCGCTGGCCCTGGCCGAGGCCGGGCGGCACGAGGCCGCGGACATGGACATGGCCGCGGCTCTCGCCGTCACTCCCGAGAGTGCCTGGGCCCATCTGCGCCTGGCCCGGATCCATCTGCTGCGGGGCGATCTGAGCGCGATGAACGGCGAGCTCGGGCAGGCCCGGCACCTGAACGACCCGCCCCTGACCGACGCGCAGCGTCAGCTGGCGACGGCCCTTCAGCGGCTGGCCTAG
- a CDS encoding FAD-dependent monooxygenase, translating into MTSVLISGASIAGPALAFWLHRAGFEVTVLEKAPDPRAGGYPIDIRGSALEVVRRMGVLPDLQAAHVDTRTITFLHRDGSPVAALATGATSGGGAPGDLEVRRGDLTAILYGRVRHDVEFRFGDRITSLRQRPDGVDVTLTDGQERSFDLVIGADGLHSATRAAVFGPEEQFHHYLGTCFAGFTLPNAWGLAHEAVLWNVPGRSAALYATGDSESVHGFLSFHQPEPPFAAFRDPRAQRELVAGRFAFGDWQIPALVQAMREADDLFFDVVSQIRMPRWSSGRVALVGDAAAAPSFLTGQGTSLALVGAYLLAASLAANPDHEKAFDAYEQDTRAFVTANQALATAGGSAMHPRTEEALARRNQMLAGLSELPGNGSVEAHSAIRLPDVR; encoded by the coding sequence ATGACCAGCGTCCTGATCTCCGGTGCGAGCATCGCCGGCCCGGCCCTGGCCTTCTGGCTTCACCGCGCCGGTTTCGAGGTCACCGTGCTCGAGAAGGCCCCGGACCCGCGCGCCGGCGGGTACCCGATCGACATCCGCGGCAGCGCCCTGGAGGTCGTGCGGCGCATGGGCGTGCTGCCCGACCTGCAGGCCGCACACGTCGACACCCGCACCATCACCTTCCTGCACCGCGACGGCAGCCCGGTCGCCGCGCTCGCGACCGGCGCCACCAGCGGCGGCGGCGCGCCGGGCGACCTCGAGGTCCGCCGCGGCGACCTGACCGCGATCCTCTACGGCCGGGTGCGGCACGACGTGGAGTTCCGCTTCGGCGACCGCATCACCTCGCTGCGCCAGCGACCGGACGGCGTGGACGTCACCCTCACCGACGGCCAGGAACGCAGCTTCGACCTGGTGATCGGCGCGGACGGCCTGCACTCCGCCACCCGCGCCGCCGTCTTCGGCCCGGAGGAGCAGTTCCACCACTACCTCGGCACCTGCTTCGCCGGGTTCACCCTGCCCAACGCCTGGGGCCTCGCGCACGAGGCCGTCCTGTGGAACGTCCCCGGCCGCAGCGCGGCCCTCTACGCCACCGGTGACAGCGAGTCGGTGCACGGGTTCCTGTCCTTCCACCAGCCCGAGCCGCCGTTCGCGGCGTTCCGCGACCCGCGGGCCCAGCGCGAGCTCGTGGCCGGGCGGTTCGCGTTCGGCGACTGGCAGATCCCGGCCCTGGTGCAGGCCATGCGCGAGGCCGACGACCTGTTCTTCGACGTCGTCAGCCAGATCCGCATGCCCCGCTGGTCGTCCGGCCGCGTGGCCCTGGTCGGTGACGCGGCGGCCGCGCCCTCCTTCCTCACCGGGCAGGGCACCAGCCTGGCCCTGGTCGGGGCCTACCTGCTCGCCGCGTCACTGGCCGCGAACCCCGACCACGAGAAGGCCTTCGACGCCTACGAGCAGGACACCCGGGCCTTCGTGACGGCCAACCAGGCCCTGGCGACCGCCGGCGGATCCGCCATGCACCCGCGCACCGAGGAGGCTCTGGCCCGGCGCAACCAGATGCTGGCCGGGCTCAGCGAGCTGCCCGGCAACGGTTCGGTGGAGGCCCATTCGGCGATCCGGCTGCCCGACGTCCGCTAG
- a CDS encoding DM9 repeat-containing protein → MTWPVITDDSAPTIDVPTVEPVAEDRTRVRSCAVEGGMTLTPLFADFTTRAARTQNAEVGMSRAATVGGHCQVGAGGVVRLGFAGAAQDDELTLKVRVLVSKLGAQVGVAPLTVLVNGHVVADRLRVPGGGDLPQTLTFAVPGFCLQGAGNVLEIRSGADATSMLWLYQVLLESVWDRDAAENALRALDAGEPALTYETRLGEDGGRWQPGPSLRLRVEQGGRAVLPSDLSWRGQDGCEGSAVFTAELDGFLGAYRQADGSWSQWRGDLIERADAFEAPGERFVTEVNWGHQWHDAGELDLFLEVGEQRTERAGWRDPSGRSVVVALTDDGLTFTGHAQNPHEGALGYRGRLITSGTEGEDPEDLDDDEDAAPPAGYRWLAATGGDVPEGAHPHGRDESGSPVWVARVSAFGGVHPAMAGPQFGGAVVAFGGSAHTIEDYEILMDEGIWVRDQDGEVPDDRAVVVGRERGGERLYAARTELVRANGVRVRLPGKLRPEFGGVNVAVDGGERVSPRYEVLVHPGVQGPFGAGRATACARSVAPEPADVRRSPTIC, encoded by the coding sequence GTGACCTGGCCGGTGATCACCGACGACAGCGCCCCGACGATCGACGTCCCCACGGTCGAGCCGGTGGCCGAGGATCGAACCCGGGTGCGGTCCTGTGCCGTGGAGGGGGGTATGACCTTGACTCCGCTCTTTGCCGATTTCACCACCCGCGCCGCGCGCACCCAGAACGCGGAGGTCGGGATGTCGCGGGCCGCGACGGTGGGCGGACACTGCCAGGTCGGGGCGGGCGGCGTGGTCCGGCTGGGTTTCGCCGGGGCCGCGCAGGACGACGAGCTGACCCTGAAGGTGCGGGTCCTGGTGTCGAAACTGGGCGCGCAGGTGGGGGTCGCGCCGCTCACGGTGCTGGTGAACGGGCACGTCGTGGCCGACCGGCTGCGTGTTCCGGGCGGCGGCGACCTGCCGCAGACCCTGACGTTCGCGGTGCCCGGCTTCTGTCTGCAGGGAGCGGGGAACGTGCTGGAGATCCGCTCGGGGGCGGACGCCACCTCGATGCTGTGGCTCTACCAGGTGCTGCTGGAGTCGGTGTGGGACCGGGACGCGGCCGAGAACGCCCTGCGGGCCCTGGACGCGGGAGAGCCGGCGCTGACGTACGAGACGCGGCTGGGTGAGGACGGGGGCCGGTGGCAGCCGGGTCCCTCGCTGCGGTTGCGGGTCGAACAGGGTGGGCGGGCCGTGCTGCCGTCGGACCTGTCCTGGCGAGGGCAGGACGGATGCGAGGGATCGGCCGTCTTCACCGCGGAGCTGGACGGGTTCCTGGGGGCCTACCGGCAGGCGGACGGGAGCTGGTCGCAGTGGCGCGGTGACCTCATCGAGCGCGCGGACGCGTTCGAGGCGCCGGGAGAACGCTTCGTCACCGAGGTGAACTGGGGGCACCAATGGCACGACGCGGGTGAGCTGGACCTGTTCCTCGAGGTCGGCGAGCAGCGGACGGAGCGGGCCGGGTGGCGCGATCCGTCGGGGCGCTCGGTGGTGGTCGCGCTGACGGACGACGGGCTCACGTTCACCGGTCACGCCCAGAATCCGCACGAGGGGGCGCTGGGATATCGAGGACGACTCATCACCTCCGGGACGGAGGGGGAGGATCCCGAGGACCTGGATGACGACGAGGACGCCGCCCCGCCGGCCGGGTACCGCTGGCTGGCCGCGACCGGCGGGGACGTGCCCGAGGGGGCGCACCCGCACGGGCGGGACGAGTCGGGCAGCCCGGTCTGGGTCGCCCGGGTCAGCGCGTTCGGGGGTGTGCACCCGGCCATGGCCGGGCCCCAGTTCGGCGGCGCCGTGGTCGCCTTCGGCGGCTCGGCCCACACCATCGAGGACTACGAGATCCTCATGGACGAGGGCATCTGGGTGCGTGACCAGGACGGCGAGGTGCCCGACGACCGGGCCGTCGTCGTCGGGCGCGAGCGCGGCGGCGAGCGCCTGTACGCGGCGCGCACCGAACTGGTCCGGGCAAACGGTGTGCGGGTGCGGCTGCCGGGCAAGCTCCGCCCGGAGTTCGGGGGCGTGAACGTGGCCGTCGACGGCGGTGAGCGTGTCTCGCCGCGGTACGAGGTGCTGGTGCATCCCGGGGTGCAGGGCCCCTTCGGGGCGGGCCGGGCGACGGCTTGCGCCCGGTCCGTGGCGCCGGAACCGGCGGATGTGCGAAGGAGTCCGACAATCTGCTAG
- a CDS encoding lamin tail domain-containing protein: protein MAHRRPRTRLSASLVMLVGLFVTVTPSATGATAAAAGVTEYGTVAFVADGDTVDVAIDGVPADTGREGTRVRLLGIQAMELYEYHHDVSLDTGECHAVEATARLRSLLTTDDGLGRRVRLTARESGSSNLGRRARFVAVEGPDGRWRDVGATLLAEGQVLPSFQKTEYTFNRAYRKAAQTAAARGLGLWDNDFCGRGPAADLSVRVRWDAPGDDSKNVNGEYVRVTNHGTRTVDLSGWWVRDSATRPAATKAAARRGYIFPGGARVGPGKSVYVHVGHRPSGARPGHYYYGRSAPIFENVTGAPSHLGDGAYLFDPRGNLREWQQYPCVVRAASACST from the coding sequence ATGGCGCACCGGCGTCCGAGGACTCGGCTCAGCGCGTCCCTCGTCATGCTCGTGGGCCTGTTCGTGACCGTGACGCCGTCGGCCACCGGGGCGACGGCTGCCGCCGCGGGGGTCACCGAGTACGGGACCGTGGCGTTCGTGGCGGACGGCGACACCGTGGACGTCGCGATCGACGGCGTGCCCGCGGACACCGGCCGGGAGGGCACCCGGGTGCGTCTGCTGGGGATCCAGGCGATGGAGCTGTACGAGTACCACCACGACGTCTCCCTGGATACGGGTGAGTGCCATGCGGTGGAGGCCACGGCGCGCCTGCGGTCGTTGCTGACCACGGACGACGGGCTGGGACGACGTGTGCGCCTGACCGCTCGTGAGTCCGGCAGCAGCAATCTGGGTCGCCGGGCCCGGTTCGTGGCGGTCGAGGGCCCGGACGGCCGCTGGCGCGACGTGGGGGCGACCCTGCTGGCCGAGGGCCAGGTCCTGCCCAGTTTCCAGAAGACGGAGTACACCTTCAACCGGGCGTACCGGAAGGCCGCCCAGACCGCGGCGGCCCGGGGCCTGGGGTTGTGGGACAACGACTTCTGCGGACGCGGGCCGGCCGCGGATCTGTCGGTGCGGGTGCGGTGGGACGCCCCGGGAGACGACTCGAAGAACGTCAACGGGGAGTACGTGCGGGTCACCAACCACGGGACGCGCACGGTCGATCTGAGCGGCTGGTGGGTGCGCGACTCCGCGACCCGGCCCGCGGCGACGAAGGCCGCGGCGCGGCGGGGGTACATCTTTCCCGGGGGTGCGCGGGTCGGGCCGGGGAAGTCCGTGTACGTGCACGTCGGGCACCGGCCGTCCGGGGCCCGGCCGGGTCACTACTACTACGGACGCAGCGCGCCGATCTTCGAGAACGTCACGGGCGCGCCGTCCCACCTCGGTGACGGCGCCTACCTGTTCGACCCGCGCGGGAACCTGCGCGAGTGGCAGCAGTACCCGTGCGTGGTGCGTGCCGCGTCCGCCTGCTCGACCTGA
- a CDS encoding ABC transporter ATP-binding protein → MNDDVLSCRAVVKSYGESPALRGISFTAAKGEIVAVTGASGSGKSTLLLCLSGILRPDSGEVTFAGRRLDTASESERSRLRRTDFGVLFQFGQLVPELTAVENVGLPLLLAGARRREATRVASSWLERLGVHDLAGKRPGQMSGGQAQRVAAARALVTEPQVLFADEPTGALDSVNGEAVMAEMVRVARGAGTTVLIVSHDARVAAHADREVVVRDGLVEGPDGRLVGEHLATSGGLL, encoded by the coding sequence ATGAACGACGACGTGCTGAGCTGCCGGGCGGTGGTGAAGAGCTACGGGGAGTCCCCGGCGTTGCGGGGCATCTCGTTCACCGCCGCGAAGGGTGAGATCGTGGCCGTGACCGGGGCCTCCGGGTCCGGGAAGTCCACGCTGCTGCTGTGCCTGTCCGGCATCCTGCGCCCGGACTCGGGCGAGGTGACCTTCGCGGGCCGGCGGCTGGACACCGCGTCCGAGTCGGAGCGTTCCCGTCTGCGGCGCACCGACTTCGGTGTGCTGTTCCAGTTCGGGCAGCTGGTTCCGGAGCTGACCGCGGTGGAGAACGTGGGCCTGCCGCTGCTGCTGGCCGGTGCCCGCCGCCGGGAGGCGACGCGGGTGGCGTCCTCGTGGCTGGAACGTCTCGGGGTGCACGATCTGGCCGGCAAGCGCCCGGGGCAGATGTCGGGTGGGCAGGCGCAGCGCGTGGCCGCGGCGCGCGCCCTGGTCACCGAGCCGCAGGTGCTGTTCGCGGACGAGCCCACGGGCGCCCTGGACAGCGTGAACGGTGAGGCCGTGATGGCGGAGATGGTGCGCGTCGCGCGGGGTGCCGGCACCACGGTGCTGATCGTCTCGCACGACGCCAGGGTCGCGGCGCACGCCGACCGTGAGGTCGTGGTGCGCGACGGGCTGGTCGAGGGGCCCGACGGCCGCCTCGTGGGTGAGCACCTCGCGACGTCCGGGGGCCTGCTGTGA
- a CDS encoding PIG-L deacetylase family protein, with the protein MRRLLVVGAHSADFVWRAAGALARNSTAGGESVVVALSYGERGESGELWKQEGQTEEKVKQIRHAEAETAAAAVGARLVAFDLGDYPLRVTPEAVDRLAELMRDFAPHVVLTHPDRDPFNPDHPTAHQAVAQARLLSSGAGVDSGFRTAPPTEFLVFEPHQPELCGFVPSVFLDITSVFEAKKEAMRAMAAQRYLQRYYAERAEHRGNHARKVTGDADIRQAEAFQRLVPNVVGQL; encoded by the coding sequence GTGAGAAGGCTTCTCGTGGTCGGGGCGCACAGCGCGGACTTCGTCTGGCGGGCGGCCGGTGCGCTGGCCCGCAACAGCACGGCCGGCGGCGAGTCGGTGGTGGTGGCCCTGTCGTACGGCGAGCGCGGTGAGTCCGGTGAGCTGTGGAAGCAGGAGGGCCAGACCGAGGAGAAGGTCAAGCAGATCCGTCACGCCGAGGCCGAGACGGCCGCGGCGGCGGTGGGGGCCCGGCTGGTGGCGTTCGACCTGGGTGACTACCCGCTGCGGGTGACGCCGGAGGCGGTGGACCGGCTGGCCGAGCTGATGCGTGACTTCGCGCCGCACGTGGTGCTGACGCATCCGGACAGGGACCCGTTCAATCCCGATCACCCGACGGCGCACCAGGCGGTGGCGCAGGCTCGGCTGCTGTCGTCGGGGGCGGGGGTGGACAGTGGTTTCCGCACCGCGCCGCCGACCGAGTTCCTGGTCTTCGAGCCCCATCAGCCGGAGCTGTGCGGGTTCGTGCCGAGCGTCTTCCTGGACATCACCAGCGTTTTCGAGGCGAAGAAGGAGGCGATGCGGGCGATGGCGGCGCAGAGGTACCTGCAGCGGTACTACGCCGAGCGGGCCGAGCATCGGGGCAATCACGCCCGGAAGGTGACCGGTGATGCGGATATTCGCCAGGCCGAGGCGTTCCAGCGTCTGGTCCCGAACGTGGTGGGTCAGCTGTGA
- a CDS encoding DUF6282 family protein has translation MTDPEKVVHPLPTDRARELVTGAYDTHVHVAPDVIRRRIDDVTLARRFREVGLAGFVLKSHYVPTGERAEVVRNTVPGVDVLGALTLNAAVGGLNPVAVELAGRSGARVVWMPTVDCRNQRETQAEAPGGVAPPMWAQLQAELAEEGVTAPAIDVVNTGGDVLPAVRQVLRVVAKYDMVLATGHLSGPEIVATVRAAHEAGVRRIVVTHPEFTSQRVPVRAQRQLTRYGALMERCFTTPYSGKISWDLMFQHIRQVGPEHSILSSDLGQPFNPPVEDGLALMADRLLENGFSEDEVRVMAVDNTRAVGGPA, from the coding sequence GTGACCGATCCCGAGAAGGTCGTCCATCCCCTTCCCACCGACCGCGCCCGTGAACTCGTCACCGGCGCCTACGACACCCACGTCCACGTCGCCCCCGACGTCATCCGCCGCCGCATCGACGACGTCACCCTGGCCCGCCGCTTCCGGGAGGTCGGTCTGGCCGGCTTCGTGCTGAAGTCGCACTACGTGCCCACCGGTGAGCGGGCCGAGGTGGTGCGCAACACCGTCCCCGGTGTCGACGTCCTGGGCGCCCTGACCCTGAATGCCGCGGTCGGGGGCCTGAATCCGGTCGCGGTCGAGCTGGCCGGCCGCAGTGGTGCCCGCGTGGTGTGGATGCCGACGGTCGACTGCCGCAACCAGCGCGAGACCCAGGCCGAGGCCCCCGGGGGCGTGGCCCCGCCGATGTGGGCGCAACTCCAGGCCGAGCTGGCCGAGGAGGGCGTCACGGCCCCGGCCATCGACGTCGTGAACACCGGCGGGGACGTGCTTCCCGCCGTCCGGCAGGTGCTGCGGGTCGTCGCGAAGTACGACATGGTGCTGGCGACCGGGCACCTGTCCGGCCCCGAGATCGTGGCCACCGTCCGCGCGGCGCACGAGGCCGGAGTGCGCCGGATCGTGGTGACGCACCCGGAGTTCACGTCCCAGCGGGTGCCGGTGCGGGCGCAGCGTCAGCTGACCCGGTACGGCGCGCTGATGGAGCGCTGCTTCACCACCCCGTACAGCGGGAAGATCAGCTGGGACCTGATGTTCCAGCACATCCGCCAGGTCGGGCCCGAGCACTCGATCCTGTCCAGCGACCTGGGGCAGCCGTTCAACCCGCCGGTGGAGGACGGTCTGGCCCTGATGGCCGATCGCCTGCTGGAGAACGGGTTCAGTGAGGACGAGGTGCGCGTCATGGCGGTCGACAACACGCGCGCGGTGGGAGGTCCGGCGTGA
- a CDS encoding RraA family protein, giving the protein MSGVYEELAALGVATVYEAAGRQGLVDVELEQLLAGTSVAGPARIAACAQDDNWAVHQVMPSVRPGEVLVLAMPEPRPVALVGDLLLTQAKVAGAVGVMVDASVRDVDAVRHLGLPVWARWRRVRGAAKDSPGEVDVAVTVGGQRIEPGDAVLMDADGACVVPAARIDEVLVAARARAAREATLRTRYENGEFSYDLNGLREKEGRS; this is encoded by the coding sequence GTGAGCGGCGTCTACGAGGAGCTGGCGGCACTGGGTGTGGCCACGGTCTACGAGGCGGCCGGGCGGCAGGGGCTCGTCGACGTGGAGCTGGAGCAGTTGCTGGCGGGCACGTCGGTCGCGGGGCCGGCCCGGATCGCGGCGTGCGCACAGGACGACAACTGGGCGGTGCACCAGGTGATGCCGTCGGTGCGCCCGGGTGAGGTGCTGGTGCTGGCGATGCCGGAGCCCCGGCCGGTGGCCCTGGTGGGCGATCTGCTGCTCACGCAGGCGAAGGTGGCCGGGGCGGTGGGGGTGATGGTGGACGCGTCGGTCCGGGACGTCGACGCGGTCCGGCACCTGGGGTTGCCGGTGTGGGCGCGGTGGCGCCGGGTCCGGGGGGCGGCCAAGGACTCCCCCGGTGAGGTCGACGTGGCGGTCACGGTCGGCGGGCAGCGGATCGAGCCGGGTGACGCCGTGCTGATGGACGCCGACGGCGCCTGTGTGGTGCCGGCCGCCCGCATCGACGAGGTGCTGGTGGCGGCGCGGGCCCGCGCCGCCCGGGAGGCCACGCTGCGCACGCGGTACGAGAACGGGGAGTTCAGCTACGACCTGAACGGGTTACGGGAGAAGGAGGGCCGGTCGTGA
- a CDS encoding VOC family protein, with amino-acid sequence MSVQGVLAQATVRDLTRAEAWYETVFGAPPGARPMNGLLEWHFGAGFGVQVWAEPDRAGHSTVVLSETDLDGLSARLTRAGIEHPGPQPGGGQRVLQVFDPDGNRLVFTGA; translated from the coding sequence GTGAGCGTGCAGGGAGTTCTGGCCCAGGCCACAGTCCGCGACCTCACCCGGGCCGAGGCCTGGTACGAGACCGTGTTCGGCGCTCCGCCCGGCGCCCGCCCGATGAACGGGCTGCTCGAATGGCATTTCGGCGCCGGCTTCGGGGTGCAGGTCTGGGCCGAGCCCGACCGGGCGGGGCACTCGACCGTCGTGCTGAGCGAGACCGATCTCGACGGGCTCAGCGCCCGGCTGACCCGGGCCGGCATCGAGCACCCGGGCCCCCAGCCGGGCGGCGGGCAGCGGGTGCTGCAGGTCTTCGACCCGGACGGCAACCGGCTCGTCTTCACCGGCGCCTGA
- a CDS encoding PadR family transcriptional regulator: MKVTKKLTAVALVMMEQPGGRYWAYDLARRAHVSLAALYPMLTRMLDEGWVEDHWQPDVEGRGRPARRMYTLTEQGRSELGGIAAQAPATLRGRALGTAHGRGLAGA, from the coding sequence GTGAAGGTCACGAAGAAGCTGACCGCGGTCGCCCTGGTCATGATGGAGCAGCCGGGGGGCCGCTACTGGGCCTACGACCTGGCGCGGCGGGCTCACGTCAGCCTGGCCGCTCTGTACCCGATGCTGACCCGGATGCTCGACGAAGGATGGGTCGAGGACCACTGGCAGCCCGATGTGGAGGGGCGGGGTCGTCCGGCCCGGCGCATGTACACCCTCACCGAGCAGGGGCGTTCGGAGCTCGGTGGGATTGCCGCCCAGGCTCCGGCGACGCTGCGTGGGCGCGCTCTCGGCACCGCGCACGGGAGAGGTCTGGCGGGCGCATGA
- a CDS encoding MarR family winged helix-turn-helix transcriptional regulator: MTDESPADRSPEHETGLDLMTVLPRLAQISGVLNRGRLIERAMAASGLSVDRPAMSVLITLHMAGTPLRVGEIATRMQVVGPHVTRQLHELERRDLARRVPDPHDQRARLIELTETGSTAVRRYMETVLGWLSGATDGWSAEDQRTFGTLLERFVDDFSARIDALDA, encoded by the coding sequence GTGACAGACGAATCACCGGCGGACAGGTCGCCGGAGCACGAGACCGGCCTGGACCTGATGACGGTCCTGCCGCGCCTGGCGCAGATCAGCGGCGTGCTGAACCGCGGCCGGCTGATCGAGCGGGCGATGGCCGCCTCCGGCCTGAGCGTCGACCGCCCCGCCATGTCGGTGCTCATCACGCTGCACATGGCCGGGACCCCGCTGCGGGTCGGGGAGATCGCCACCCGCATGCAGGTGGTCGGCCCGCACGTCACCCGGCAGCTGCACGAACTGGAACGGCGCGACCTGGCCCGGCGCGTCCCCGACCCCCACGACCAGCGCGCCCGCCTGATCGAGCTCACCGAGACGGGCTCCACCGCCGTCCGGCGGTACATGGAGACCGTGCTCGGCTGGCTCTCGGGCGCCACGGACGGCTGGTCGGCCGAGGACCAGCGCACGTTCGGGACACTGCTGGAACGGTTCGTCGACGACTTCTCGGCCCGGATCGACGCCCTCGACGCCTGA